The following proteins are co-located in the Hevea brasiliensis isolate MT/VB/25A 57/8 chromosome 11, ASM3005281v1, whole genome shotgun sequence genome:
- the LOC110647019 gene encoding uncharacterized protein At4g04980-like, translating to MEVSHQCTGNFILIMELRKKIFTFRDIIDLPPCDATESINELVSRTIEDLHKFHPDSISRSQLSEIKGASIDKVLVCYCDALISIGDSLMMNQEWMDKVTFDNFSNIQKLTSENLVEMALSILNCLINIAKENLDMMDEDEQSKDNLPASAFGKVLMASYSESNTSCCTSPITPTSVLPPQFMGSLTSDEFTNISCASPLLRSLRVQAVGKLNPIDIKRLSFHMPTNMEAQGYNTWNLKNNEDDEIMNEVEAEGKSLNQRNNVDGEMIFEMEASSNSEGTKAAKFNDARDCCMENGSPESEMAETTLTTEAREFLMKSAILSQNVAPAPPPIRMLIPHKPWADVGVPSPPCDPLPPPMLQPNIVAPPSPPPPPPPFVLQSNVKVQLPPFPPPLPQHMLQPNIATAAAPLPLLPLQILSPLLPPPPPMSLPNIAGEAGPPNVLPSPPHPLMKSGTVTGALPPPPPPMISSKGSMPLPPPPPPPPPPPMAQANGAAPPPPPPPPGTTRCLRPKKAQTKLRRSNQMCNLYRFLKGKVEGGNQNIRSAIGRKGSAPSSNGGKQGMADALAEMTKRSAYFQKIREDVQKYAKAITELKTVIITFKNKDMTELIKFHKQVESVLEQLTDETQVLARFQGFPQKKLEALRTAAALYSKLNGIAYELQNWKIITPLGQLLDKTERYFNKIKGEMDALERTKDEESKKFQSHNIHFDFHIIVQIKESLVDVSSNCMELALKERRQARTAKPNKANAKMLWRAFQFAFRVYSFAGGHDDRADKLTRELAHEIETDPQHQ from the exons ATGGAAGTATCGCATCAATGTACAGGCAACTTCATATTGATAATGGAACTTAGGAAGAAAATCTTTACCTTCAGGGACATCATTGACCTGCCACCTTGTGATGCCACTGAAAGCATAAATGAA TTAGTTTCGAGAACAATTGAAGATCTGCACAAGTTTCACCCTGATAGCATATCCAGAAGCCAACTGTCAGAAATTAAGGGAGCATCTATTGACAAG GTTCTGGTTTGCTATTGTGATGCTTTGATATCCATTGGAGATTCATTGATGATGAATCAAGAATGGATGGACAAAGTGACATTTGATAACTTCAGCAATATTCAGAAACTCACTTCAGAAAACCTTG TTGAAATGGCACTGTCAATACTCAATTGCTTAATTAACAttgcaaaagaaaatttggaTATGATGGATGAAGATGAGCAGAGTAAAGATAATCTACCAGCTAGTGCATTTGGAAAAGTCTTGATGGCATCCTATTCAGAGAGCAACACCTCCTGTTGCACTTCTCCAATCACCCCAACATCTGTTCTCCCACCACAGTTTATGGGTTCTCTTACTTCAGATGAATTTACAAATATTTCGTGTGCATCACCTCTTCTCAGGTCTTTGAGAGTTCAAGCAGTGGGGAAATTGAACCCAATTGATATAAAACGCCTCTCGTTCCACATGCCTACAAATATGGAAGCCCAAGGCTACAACACTTGGAACCTAAAGAACAATGAGGATGATGAAATAATGAATGAGGTAGAAGCAGAGGGTAAATCCTTGAACCAAAGAAACAATGTGGATGGAGAAATGATATTTGAAATGGAAGCAAGCAGCAATTCTGAAGGAACAAAAGCTGCAAAATTCAACGATGCTAGAGATTGCTGTATGGAAAATGGCTCACCAGAGAGTGAAATGGCTGAGACAACTCTGACCACTGAAGCCAGAGAGTTTTTAATGAAATCAGCTATATTATCACAAAATGTAGCACCAGCTCCACCACCTATTCGCATGCTGATACCACACAAGCCATGGGCTGATGTAGGAGTACCATCGCCACCATGTGATCCACTGCCACCACCTATGCTGCAACCAAATATCGTAGCCCCACCttctccaccaccaccaccaccaccattcgTGCTGCAGTCAAATGTGAAAGTCCAACTACCACCATTCCCACCACCATTGCCTCAGCACATGTTGCAGCCTAATATAGCAACAGCAGCTGCCCCACTGCCACTATTGCCTTTGCAAATACTGTCGCCGCTGCTGCCACCACCACCCCCCATGTCATTGCCTAACATAGCAGGAGAAGCCGGTCCTCCAAATGTCCTGCCATCACCACCACACCCACTTATGAAATCAGGAACAGTAACAGGAGCAttgccaccacctccaccacccATGATTTCTTCAAAAGGATCAATGCCATTGCcgccgccaccaccaccaccaccaccaccacccatGGCACAAGCAAATGGGGCTGCtccacctcctcctcctcctccacctGGTACAACAAGATGCTTACGCCCAAAGAAGGCACAGACAAAATTGAGGAGATCAAACCAAATGTGTAATCTGTATCGGTTTCTCAAGGGGAAGGTGGAAGGAGGAAATCAAAACATTAGATCAGCCATTGGAAGAAAGGGTTCAGCTCCATCCAGCAATGGCGGAAAGCAAGGAATGGCTGATGCACTAGCAGAGATGACAAAGAG ATCAGCATATTTCCAAAAAATTAGAGAAGATGTTCAAAAGTATGCAAAGGCGATCACAGAGCTGAAGACTGTCATCATTACTTTCAAAAATAAGGACATGACTGAGCTGATAAAGTTCCACAAACAAGTTGAGTCCGTCCTTGAGCAGTTAACGGATGAAACACAG GTGCTTGCAAGGTTTCAAGGTTTCCCTCAAAAAAAGTTGGAAGCATTGAGGACAGCAGCTGCACTATACTCAAAGCTGAATGGAATAGCATATGAACTTCAAAATTGGAAGATCATAACTCCCTTGGGGCAACTCCTTGACAAGACAGAACGTTACTTCAATAAG ATCAAAGGAGAAATGGATGCCTTGGAAAGAACCAAAGATGAAGAATCCAAGAAATTTCAAAGTCATAATATTCACTTTGACTTCCATATCATTGTGCAAATCAAGGAATCACTGGTGGATGTTTCCTCCAACTGCATGGAACTAGCACTCAAG GAGAGGAGACAAGCAAGAACAGCAAAACCTAATAAAGCTAATGCTAAAATGCTATGGAGAGCATTTCAGTTTGCATTCCGAGTTTATTCCTTTGCTGGTGGACACGATGATCGTGCTGACAAGTTGACAAGGGAATTGGCTCATGAAATAGAGACTGATCCCCAGCACCAGTAA